The Marinobacter bohaiensis genome segment CCCAGAACGGCGACCTGGCGTCCGGATTCGGAGGACGCGCGGGCGGATGACTCGTTATTTTTTTCAGACATGGGGTTTCCGTGGTGGTGTCCTGGTCCGGCGTGGGCCACTCAGGCCCGGCTTGCCACGGACAGATCCGCCCGACAGGGACGTCTTGAGCGGTCGGTCCGGGGTCAGTGCTCCTCGCACTCGAGGGCCCGCACCAGATTCTTGAATTCTTCCCGGTTGCGGCTGTTCATGCCCATCAGCACACGGTGGGCATCAAGCACTTTATCGCGAACCTGCTGTTCGCTGGCCCGCAGCACCGGAATCTCTTCCAGTTCCTCGATGCGCGAGGCGGGCTCACGCACGATGATAAAGATCTTGTCGAAACCCATCGAGGTGATGATGCGGGTCACATCGGGATTGGTGGAAATCAGGGTCGGCAGGAAATGGCTGCGTTTTTCCGCAGCTATAGCAATCTTGGCAAGCAGGCCCAAGGTGGTGCTGTCGATGATATCGGTTTCTGTCAGATCGATCACCACCGTACGGAATTCCGGATTATTGGTGATCGAATCGACCAGGTTGTCCAGCGTCGAACACAGGTTCAGCCGGATTTCGCCGATAAACTTGAGGAGGTAGATCCCCTGCTGTTCGGCTTGCAGTATCTTGTAACTAGACATGTCAGTTCGCCACTACGTCCGTCACTGTCACGATCGCAATATCGTCCGGCAATTCGGTGATGTCATCGAGGTTAAGGGCATCGCTCAGCGATGCGATAGTGTGACGACCTCCGGAGACGACTTCAAGTAGTCTCATCTCCTTTTCATGGAGGTTTTTCGCCTTGATAACCTCAAGGATGCCATCGGAAAACAGCAATAACCGGAAGCCTTCGTTCAGCGGCGTTTCGTAAATCTCCCACTTGGGATCCTCGAACAGCCCCACCGGAAGCCCGGTTCCTTCCAGGAAATGCGTACCGCCCGGCCCATTATCAAGGATGGGCATCGGAAAATGCGCACCCACTGCGTAAGTCAGGCTCCGCTCCCGGTGGGAGATAATGCCGGCGAACACCGTCAGGTGCTTGCCGAGCCCGGTGTCCAGCAACTCCGAGTTGATGCGTTCCAGAAACCGGTCCGGATACAGAATGTCGTCACTGGACCCTCTCTTGACGTTACGTTGCAGGCGGTTGGTCAGATTCTTCAGCAACACGGTGACGAACGCGGAGCTGGCGCCATGGCCGGATACATCGGCGATATAAACCAGGGTGCGATTCTCATCCAGCGGAAAGTAATCGAGAAA includes the following:
- a CDS encoding STAS domain-containing protein, encoding MSSYKILQAEQQGIYLLKFIGEIRLNLCSTLDNLVDSITNNPEFRTVVIDLTETDIIDSTTLGLLAKIAIAAEKRSHFLPTLISTNPDVTRIITSMGFDKIFIIVREPASRIEELEEIPVLRASEQQVRDKVLDAHRVLMGMNSRNREEFKNLVRALECEEH
- a CDS encoding PP2C family protein-serine/threonine phosphatase — translated: MGSRTERILIIDPDPEAAKELDRFLESRGFYVSIHDNLENASRAIDEALPDAIFADVPAGVIARLNSRLDDEETFIPVIACHAATSAEEVVSALRAGAADFVIKPFTDKVSLDDVLSKLFDRVRVSRLNQVYREELESANRDLRSGISELRADQRAGRKVQLKMLPDRHFESTELSIDHMIKPSLYLSGDFLDYFPLDENRTLVYIADVSGHGASSAFVTVLLKNLTNRLQRNVKRGSSDDILYPDRFLERINSELLDTGLGKHLTVFAGIISHRERSLTYAVGAHFPMPILDNGPGGTHFLEGTGLPVGLFEDPKWEIYETPLNEGFRLLLFSDGILEVIKAKNLHEKEMRLLEVVSGGRHTIASLSDALNLDDITELPDDIAIVTVTDVVAN